A genomic window from Dama dama isolate Ldn47 chromosome 6, ASM3311817v1, whole genome shotgun sequence includes:
- the STX18 gene encoding syntaxin-18 isoform X2 — protein sequence MAVNLSISHIGKLRDFLLEHRKDYINAYSHVMSEYGRMTDTERDQIDQDAQTFMRTCSEAIQQLRTQAHKEIYSQQVKDHRTAVLDFVEDYLKRVCKLYSEQRAVRVKRVVDKKRLSKLEPEPNAKTRESMSSEKVSQSPSKDSEEKPVPEDYTEKIPVEAQPELGNWGDGKGEDELSPEEIQMFEQENQRLIGEMNSLFDEVRQIEGKVVEISRLQEIFTEKVLQQEAEIDSIHQLVVGATENIKEGNEDIREAIKNNAGFRVWVLFFLVMCSFSLLFLDWYDS from the exons TCATGTCATGTCTGAATACGGGAGAATGACAGACACAGAACGAGACCAGATAGACCAGGACGCTCAGACCTTCATGAGGACCTGCTCAGAAGCGATCCAGCAGCTGAGAACTCAAG CCCACAAGGAGATATACTCTCAGCAAGTGAAGGACCACAGGACTGCCGTTTTGGATTTCGTTGAAGATTActtaaaaa GAGTGTGTAAGCTTTACTCAGAACAGAGAGCCGTCCGAGTCAAGCGAGTGGTGGACAAGAAGAGATT GTCTAAACTGGAACCAGAACCAAACGCAAAGACAAGAGAATCCATGTCTTCTGAGAAAGTTTCACAGAGCCCATCAAAAGACTCTGAAGAAAAACCTGTCCCTGAAGATTATACAG aaaagattCCAGTTGAAGCACAACCTGAATTGGGAAATTGGGGAGATGGCAAAGGTGAAGATGAGTTATCcccagaagaaatacaaatg tTTGAACAAGAAAATCAGCGCCTGATTGGTGAAATGAACAGTCTGTTTGATGAAGTGAG gcaaatagaagggaaagtgGTTGAAATCTCCAGACTCCAAGAGATCTTCACAGAGAAGGTTTTACAGCAg GAAGCCGAGATTGACAGTATTCACCAGTTAGTAGTTGGAGCAACTGAGAATATCAAGGAGGGCAATGAAGACATCAGAGAG gccaTCAAGAACAACGCCGGCTTCCGGGTGTGGGTGCTCTTCTTCCTGGTGATGTGCTCCTTCTCCCTGCTCTTCCTCGACTGGTACGACAGCTAG